The proteins below are encoded in one region of Phytoactinopolyspora mesophila:
- a CDS encoding SRPBCC domain-containing protein, with the protein MEYGSIERQIHVEATPEVVYEVVSTAEHLREWWPDEAAFESVPGATGSISFGDRSSPEAHVEQFTVMEADPPRRFSFRWVYDEGEAATPANSLLVTFELIPSEGGTLLRLTETGFREKGWEAAVLEEKYRDHVTGWDYFLPRLPAYVARLVSARSPR; encoded by the coding sequence ATGGAGTACGGCAGCATTGAGCGGCAGATTCACGTCGAAGCCACGCCCGAGGTGGTCTACGAGGTCGTGAGCACTGCTGAACATCTACGGGAGTGGTGGCCCGACGAGGCAGCGTTCGAGTCGGTGCCCGGCGCTACCGGCAGCATCTCGTTCGGCGACCGATCTTCTCCGGAGGCACACGTCGAACAATTCACCGTGATGGAGGCCGATCCGCCCCGGCGGTTCTCCTTCCGATGGGTGTACGACGAAGGCGAGGCCGCGACGCCGGCCAATTCGCTCCTGGTGACCTTCGAGCTGATCCCGTCGGAAGGGGGCACGCTTCTGCGTCTCACTGAGACGGGTTTCCGGGAGAAGGGCTGGGAGGCGGCTGTGCTCGAGGAGAAGTACCGCGACCACGTCACCGGCTGGGACTACTTCCTTCCGCGCCTGCCTGCGTACGTCGCTCGGCTGGTGTCGGCACGGTCGCCGCGATGA
- a CDS encoding ABC transporter substrate-binding protein — protein sequence MLPTLLVAAACGGGGDSGSALGDDSSDEYGFNSTGLPIVDEPLQLRFSGAKAPLAPNYKEMSLLQDLEERTNIQITWENVPDNVYEERKNLLLASGDLPDAFYNTGFTDSDIATYAANGTLIPLEDLIEEHAPNLMEVFEKRPEIRQAVTAPDGHIYTLPAAEELGIGAVPFFWGINKTWLDELGLDVPATVEEYREALVAFKTEDPNGSGSSDEIPLSFIDGWWCADIGDLFGALTGMPDNPQHKIVRDGEVIFTAAQPEFRDAVAELHEWFADGLIDPESFAQDASQYLAKGKTSTPVLGSFVWWEIEEVVGTDRVDDYVLMGPLEGPAGRVVGQSNGGEYARDAFAITKENPAPAATMRWVDELYEPYLSAQVAWGPIGEVFEEDENGKLQYLPPPEGTTPGEFRQLVAPGGPRVTLEEDFETVVEPEERAKQRLADLDEHYAPYLEPENYPDVFFTEEELSELSQLETEILDLVDQQRARWIVDGGAEAEWDAYLDQLDRMGLERMVEIYQDALDRYHEAG from the coding sequence ATGCTACCCACCTTACTGGTCGCCGCCGCCTGCGGCGGTGGTGGTGATTCGGGTAGTGCCTTGGGCGACGATTCCTCGGACGAGTACGGATTCAATTCCACTGGTCTGCCCATCGTCGACGAGCCACTGCAACTGCGCTTCTCCGGCGCGAAAGCGCCGTTGGCGCCCAACTATAAAGAGATGAGTCTGCTCCAAGATCTGGAGGAACGGACGAACATCCAGATCACCTGGGAGAACGTCCCGGACAACGTCTACGAGGAGCGCAAGAACCTACTCTTGGCCAGCGGCGACCTGCCCGACGCCTTTTACAACACCGGTTTCACCGACAGCGACATCGCGACCTACGCCGCGAACGGCACGCTTATTCCCTTGGAAGACTTGATCGAGGAGCACGCCCCGAACCTCATGGAGGTCTTCGAGAAGCGACCGGAGATCCGGCAGGCCGTGACCGCTCCCGATGGGCACATTTACACGTTGCCGGCGGCCGAAGAACTCGGGATCGGAGCGGTGCCGTTCTTCTGGGGGATCAACAAGACGTGGCTCGACGAACTCGGCCTGGATGTGCCGGCGACGGTCGAGGAGTACCGGGAAGCGCTGGTCGCGTTCAAGACCGAAGATCCCAACGGATCGGGTAGCTCCGACGAGATCCCGCTGAGTTTCATCGACGGCTGGTGGTGCGCGGACATCGGTGATCTATTCGGTGCGCTGACCGGGATGCCGGACAACCCACAGCACAAGATCGTCCGTGACGGCGAGGTGATCTTCACGGCGGCGCAGCCGGAGTTCCGGGACGCCGTGGCCGAGCTGCACGAGTGGTTCGCCGACGGCCTGATCGACCCAGAGTCGTTCGCTCAGGATGCCAGTCAGTACCTGGCCAAAGGCAAGACCAGTACCCCGGTGCTCGGGTCGTTCGTGTGGTGGGAGATCGAGGAGGTCGTCGGAACCGACCGGGTGGACGACTACGTACTGATGGGACCCCTGGAGGGCCCGGCCGGGCGCGTCGTCGGACAGAGCAACGGCGGCGAGTACGCTCGCGACGCATTTGCCATCACCAAGGAGAACCCGGCCCCGGCCGCGACCATGCGCTGGGTGGATGAGTTGTACGAACCGTACCTTTCGGCGCAGGTGGCTTGGGGCCCGATCGGGGAGGTTTTCGAGGAGGACGAGAACGGCAAGCTGCAGTATCTGCCGCCGCCGGAGGGAACCACTCCGGGTGAGTTCCGCCAGCTCGTCGCCCCGGGTGGTCCGAGGGTCACGCTCGAAGAGGACTTCGAGACCGTGGTCGAGCCGGAAGAGCGCGCCAAGCAGCGCCTGGCCGACCTCGACGAGCACTACGCGCCTTATCTCGAGCCGGAGAACTATCCCGACGTCTTCTTCACCGAGGAGGAACTCAGCGAGCTTTCGCAGCTGGAGACGGAGATCCTCGACCTGGTCGATCAACAGCGGGCCCGGTGGATCGTGGACGGCGGCGCCGAGGCGGAATGGGATGCCTACCTTGATCAGCTGGATCGGATGGGCCTAGAGCGGATGGTCGAGATCTACCAGGACGCACTCGACCGGTATCACGAGGCCGGCTGA
- a CDS encoding HNH endonuclease: protein MNEQMAVGEIAGMVDRLIELSSAMDDDAACVDVIAAAERLKAATAAFQLEKIAQFAASQAEAKKAMGFEARHAMRGVPEQVGLATRTSPSAAARQLSRARVLRECLPETFALLRTGEVSEFVATHVVNETSHLDADSRRAVDNQLASQLVGLGPKRAQSLARKLAIEADPEAAVARAGRARKDRRVSVRPAPDTMTVLSALLPCEQGVAAFASLRRHADALVAGGDGRSRQQIMADTLVERVTGQAVADAVSAEVGLVMTDASLFGGDDEAADVVGYGPIPAETARDLIRQGHELRSHQHPDQAAAANTNGSAGQSATAGMSGPGAVERARVFLRRLFTDPATGVVVDCDPRRRRFDGVLARLLTYRDHLCRDAFCDAPIRHIDHIQPHAEGGPTVPGNGRGTCERGNYTRELPGWRIRVVDPDLHLVETITPTGHRYMSTPPSAPGIRRRPAAGKLGRPCAA, encoded by the coding sequence ATGAACGAGCAGATGGCAGTGGGTGAGATCGCCGGTATGGTTGACCGGCTGATCGAGCTGTCATCGGCAATGGACGACGACGCGGCGTGTGTGGACGTGATCGCCGCTGCCGAGCGGCTGAAGGCAGCCACGGCGGCGTTTCAACTGGAGAAGATCGCCCAGTTCGCTGCGTCGCAGGCCGAGGCGAAGAAGGCCATGGGCTTCGAGGCGCGTCATGCCATGCGTGGGGTGCCCGAGCAGGTCGGGTTGGCGACCAGGACGTCGCCGTCGGCTGCGGCGCGGCAGCTCTCGCGGGCGCGGGTGTTGCGCGAGTGTCTGCCGGAGACGTTTGCGCTGTTGCGAACTGGGGAGGTGTCGGAGTTCGTGGCCACGCACGTGGTGAACGAGACTTCCCATCTGGATGCGGACAGTCGTCGCGCGGTGGACAACCAGCTCGCGTCGCAGTTGGTCGGGTTGGGGCCGAAGCGTGCCCAGAGCCTGGCCCGGAAGTTGGCTATTGAGGCTGATCCGGAGGCGGCGGTGGCGCGGGCTGGCCGGGCACGTAAAGATCGCCGAGTCAGTGTGCGCCCGGCGCCGGACACGATGACGGTGTTGTCGGCGTTGTTGCCGTGTGAGCAGGGGGTGGCGGCGTTTGCGTCGTTGCGGCGGCATGCTGATGCGCTTGTTGCTGGTGGGGATGGGCGTTCGCGGCAGCAGATCATGGCTGACACTCTCGTCGAGCGGGTGACTGGGCAGGCTGTGGCTGATGCTGTGTCTGCCGAGGTGGGGCTGGTGATGACTGATGCCAGCCTGTTCGGTGGGGATGACGAGGCCGCTGATGTTGTCGGGTACGGGCCCATTCCGGCCGAGACGGCGCGGGACCTGATCCGGCAAGGCCACGAATTGCGGTCTCACCAGCACCCTGACCAAGCCGCGGCCGCCAACACAAACGGGAGCGCCGGCCAATCCGCGACCGCCGGCATGAGCGGTCCTGGTGCGGTCGAGCGGGCGCGGGTATTCCTGCGGCGTCTGTTCACCGACCCGGCCACCGGGGTCGTGGTGGATTGTGACCCGCGCCGGCGTCGTTTCGACGGGGTGCTCGCGCGGTTGTTGACCTACCGGGATCACCTCTGCCGGGACGCCTTCTGCGATGCCCCGATCCGCCATATCGACCACATCCAGCCGCACGCCGAGGGCGGTCCTACCGTGCCGGGAAACGGGCGCGGCACATGTGAGCGCGGCAATTACACGCGAGAGTTGCCCGGCTGGAGAATCCGCGTCGTCGACCCGGACCTCCACCTCGTCGAAACCATCACACCCACCGGACACCGGTACATGTCAACACCCCCGTCAGCACCCGGCATACGACGCCGGCCTGCCGCTGGAAAGCTTGGCCGACCGTGCGCCGCCTGA
- a CDS encoding ArsR/SmtB family transcription factor → MSVAVDDELWSAVGDPTRRRMLDLLLIDGGGTATTLSEQLPVTRQAVAKHLGVLDRAGLVQVTPSGRERLYEVDEAQLARAVAQLSSVGATWDARLRRIKRIAETIQRRQQS, encoded by the coding sequence ATGAGTGTGGCTGTTGACGACGAGCTTTGGTCGGCGGTGGGCGACCCCACTCGCCGGCGGATGCTCGATCTGCTGCTGATCGACGGCGGCGGCACGGCGACCACGCTGAGCGAGCAATTGCCGGTTACCCGGCAGGCGGTCGCGAAGCACCTCGGTGTGCTTGATCGGGCCGGACTGGTCCAGGTCACGCCGTCCGGACGCGAGCGTCTCTACGAGGTGGACGAGGCGCAGCTTGCCCGTGCGGTGGCGCAACTGTCGTCGGTTGGGGCCACCTGGGACGCGCGGCTGCGGCGCATCAAGCGGATCGCGGAAACGATCCAGCGTCGCCAGCAGAGCTGA
- a CDS encoding carbohydrate ABC transporter permease, producing the protein MEQRHTTLRSFRRKLSDPLFNAVTVLVLGGALVAIIYPLYFILIASVSEPDQVYEGNVWLAPAGFTLDGYERIVSDPAVWRGLMNSLLYTGLAVTISVCLVLTAGYALSRRDMPGRSMFMLLFLATMFYDGGMIPRYLVVRDLGMLDSIWAMVLPNAVAVWNLIIARVYFESNIPGSLREAAHMDGASDLRFFFRIVLPMSKPLIAVMIMIHMVWNWNAFFDALIFLTDDSKYPLQLVLRNILVQNEVSTTGNLVGDLASYAEQQKVAELIKYGMIVFASLPMLLLFPFLQKYFTKGMLIGAVKN; encoded by the coding sequence ATGGAACAGAGACACACCACCCTGAGGTCATTTCGCCGGAAGCTGTCCGACCCGCTATTCAATGCGGTCACCGTGCTGGTGCTGGGCGGCGCCCTGGTGGCCATCATTTATCCGCTGTACTTCATACTCATCGCTTCGGTCAGCGAACCGGACCAGGTGTACGAGGGCAACGTCTGGCTGGCGCCGGCCGGTTTCACCCTCGACGGGTATGAGCGGATCGTGTCCGATCCCGCGGTCTGGCGCGGTCTGATGAACTCGCTGCTGTACACCGGGCTGGCCGTCACGATCAGCGTCTGCCTGGTGCTGACCGCTGGATATGCACTGTCCCGCCGGGACATGCCGGGCCGGTCGATGTTCATGTTGCTCTTCCTCGCCACGATGTTCTACGACGGTGGGATGATCCCGCGTTACCTGGTGGTTCGCGACCTGGGGATGCTGGACAGCATCTGGGCCATGGTGCTGCCGAACGCCGTGGCCGTATGGAACCTGATCATCGCGCGGGTGTACTTCGAATCGAACATCCCGGGGTCGTTGCGGGAAGCCGCGCATATGGATGGTGCGTCGGACCTGCGATTCTTCTTCCGCATCGTGTTGCCGATGTCGAAGCCGCTCATCGCGGTGATGATCATGATCCACATGGTGTGGAACTGGAACGCGTTCTTCGACGCGCTCATCTTCCTCACCGATGATTCGAAATACCCACTCCAGCTCGTATTGCGGAACATCCTCGTACAGAACGAAGTGTCGACGACGGGGAACCTGGTCGGCGATCTCGCGTCATATGCGGAGCAGCAAAAGGTGGCCGAACTTATCAAATACGGGATGATCGTTTTCGCCAGCCTGCCCATGCTGCTGCTATTCCCATTCCTGCAGAAGTATTTCACCAAAGGAATGCTCATCGGAGCTGTCAAGAACTGA
- a CDS encoding SRPBCC family protein yields the protein MVDILHRIGVTSPPEDVYAALTTVDGLASWWTEETEGDGDVGGVLRFRFEAGGFDMKVLDVRPGELVLWEVIDGPDEWIGTRVRFELSREDGFTIVLFRHEGWKEPVEFMHHCSTKWATFLMSLKNLVETGKGAPAPNDVKIDNWN from the coding sequence ATGGTAGACATCCTGCACAGGATCGGAGTGACGTCTCCTCCCGAGGACGTCTACGCCGCCCTAACCACGGTTGACGGGCTGGCGAGCTGGTGGACGGAAGAGACGGAGGGTGACGGCGACGTTGGTGGAGTGCTTCGGTTCCGGTTTGAGGCCGGCGGGTTCGACATGAAGGTTCTGGACGTCCGGCCCGGCGAACTCGTGCTCTGGGAGGTCATCGATGGCCCGGACGAGTGGATCGGCACGCGGGTCCGATTCGAGCTCTCCCGGGAAGACGGCTTCACCATCGTGCTGTTCCGTCATGAAGGCTGGAAGGAGCCGGTGGAGTTTATGCATCACTGCAGCACCAAGTGGGCGACCTTCCTGATGAGCCTGAAAAATCTGGTGGAAACTGGAAAAGGCGCCCCCGCGCCGAATGATGTCAAGATCGACAACTGGAACTAG
- a CDS encoding oxidoreductase: MKATKRVALVTGASSGIGQSTALALIKAGFEVVGTSRKASGNTDHDGVPLIALDVGDDESAKAAVQQMIDRFGRLDVLVNNAGIGSTGAAEERSLAEDERVFNINVFGPIRMAKAALPHMRAQGNGRIINISSVLGIIPAPYMAAYAASKHAIEGYTESLDHEIREFGVRALIVQPAYTKTSFEANALPPEAPLPLYAERRKVLDGVMAEAIQIGDDPAIVGEVVATAATDAKPKLRYTAGPTARRVSKLRRFAPAGAFDKQIRKLNRIRS, encoded by the coding sequence GTGAAGGCAACGAAACGGGTGGCGCTCGTCACGGGAGCGTCCTCTGGCATCGGACAGTCGACCGCGCTCGCGCTCATCAAAGCTGGCTTTGAGGTCGTCGGAACCAGCCGGAAGGCTTCAGGAAATACGGATCACGACGGCGTGCCGCTCATCGCTCTCGATGTGGGCGACGACGAGTCCGCCAAGGCAGCGGTCCAGCAGATGATCGACCGATTCGGACGGCTCGACGTCCTGGTCAACAACGCCGGCATCGGCTCGACGGGCGCCGCCGAGGAGCGCTCCCTTGCCGAGGACGAGCGCGTCTTCAACATCAACGTCTTCGGACCCATCCGCATGGCCAAGGCCGCTTTGCCGCACATGCGCGCCCAAGGCAACGGCCGCATCATCAACATCTCGTCCGTTCTCGGAATCATCCCTGCTCCCTACATGGCCGCGTATGCCGCCTCCAAGCACGCGATCGAGGGCTACACCGAATCCTTGGACCACGAGATCCGCGAATTCGGCGTCCGCGCGCTCATCGTCCAGCCCGCTTACACCAAGACCTCGTTCGAGGCCAATGCCCTCCCACCCGAGGCACCCCTGCCGCTCTACGCGGAGCGGCGGAAGGTCCTCGACGGAGTCATGGCGGAGGCGATCCAGATCGGCGACGACCCCGCAATCGTGGGCGAGGTCGTCGCCACGGCGGCAACCGATGCGAAGCCGAAACTGCGCTACACCGCCGGCCCGACGGCCAGACGCGTCAGCAAACTGCGCCGCTTCGCACCCGCAGGAGCCTTCGACAAACAGATCCGCAAGCTCAACCGCATCCGAAGCTAG
- a CDS encoding ABC transporter permease, translating into MAGRPHLLRRRPAGPPAGRAGGIAPPGARVVVERRGVGLAARMWRARHLYLLLAPTVVYFAVFKYWPMYGVQIAFRDYQADAGFLHSPWVGLAHFQRFFNSHQFWDLLSNTIWLALFNLLVVFPVPIVLALIVNQLRLGRFRRFAQTVLYAPNFISTVVIVGMLYVFLAPRSGLVNNLIVFMGGDPIFFMAESEWFRPVYVGSSLWQEAGFSMVIYLAALAAIDPSLHEAAKMDGATRWQRIRHVDLPGISSTISVLFILSIGNLLNIGFEKALLMQTPLNKDTSQIIQTYVYEVGLLQAQFSFSAAVGLFNSLINMTLLLVFNHVARRARQASLF; encoded by the coding sequence GTGGCTGGGCGACCACATCTCCTGCGCCGCCGGCCCGCCGGCCCGCCAGCGGGCCGGGCCGGGGGGATCGCGCCACCGGGTGCCCGCGTCGTTGTGGAGCGGCGTGGGGTGGGCCTGGCCGCCCGGATGTGGCGTGCTCGTCACTTGTACCTGCTGCTGGCGCCGACGGTGGTGTATTTCGCCGTCTTCAAGTACTGGCCCATGTACGGCGTTCAGATCGCCTTCCGGGACTATCAGGCCGACGCGGGTTTCCTGCATAGTCCGTGGGTCGGTCTCGCCCACTTCCAGCGGTTCTTCAACTCGCACCAGTTCTGGGACCTGCTGTCGAACACGATCTGGCTCGCGCTGTTCAACCTGCTGGTCGTTTTCCCAGTTCCGATCGTGCTGGCCCTGATCGTCAATCAGCTTCGATTGGGGCGGTTCCGGAGGTTCGCGCAGACCGTGCTGTATGCGCCGAACTTCATTTCCACCGTCGTGATCGTGGGCATGCTGTACGTGTTCCTGGCGCCGAGGTCGGGCCTCGTGAACAACCTGATCGTGTTCATGGGCGGGGATCCGATCTTCTTCATGGCCGAATCGGAATGGTTCCGTCCTGTCTACGTCGGCTCGAGTCTCTGGCAGGAAGCCGGATTCTCGATGGTGATCTACCTCGCGGCGCTTGCTGCCATCGACCCGTCACTGCACGAAGCGGCGAAGATGGACGGAGCAACCCGGTGGCAACGGATCCGGCATGTAGACCTGCCGGGGATATCGTCCACGATTTCCGTGCTGTTCATTCTCTCCATCGGGAATCTGCTCAATATCGGATTCGAGAAGGCGTTGCTCATGCAGACGCCGTTGAACAAGGACACTTCGCAGATCATCCAGACCTATGTCTACGAGGTGGGACTACTTCAGGCGCAATTCAGTTTCTCGGCGGCGGTCGGATTGTTCAACTCGCTGATCAACATGACATTGCTGCTCGTCTTCAATCACGTCGCCCGGCGCGCTCGCCAGGCGAGCCTTTTCTAG
- a CDS encoding substrate-binding domain-containing protein: protein MATLKDVAAAAGVSVATVSLVLNGRDAGRVKATVSERVRQAAAELGYAPNLLARSLKTRQTHTIGLISDSVASTPFAGRMLAGAQDAAWAAGSLLVLIDTGGHSDMEDAAVQALVQRDVDALIYASMYHRVVELPTVPQELPLVVLDGRPAGEQPAADWVVPDEHNGARAAVTHLIEAGHDRIGFILVDEDIPAVHERLAGYRQALEDHELPYIPELVVRAPGNDARMAVETAHRLLSRQDRPTAVFCFSDRVAMGVFRAARHLDLSIPGDVSVVGFDDQENVADSLEPELTTVALPHYDMGSWAAKRVLARVEEQEDGGEQRHMLMPCPLVIRQSVAPPHSGYPGSATGAPAGTPARSSGSRR from the coding sequence GTGGCGACGCTCAAGGATGTGGCGGCGGCAGCCGGTGTTTCAGTGGCAACGGTCTCCCTGGTCTTGAACGGACGAGACGCGGGACGGGTGAAGGCAACCGTGAGCGAGCGCGTTCGGCAAGCCGCCGCGGAGCTCGGCTACGCACCAAACCTTCTCGCCAGGAGTCTCAAGACGCGCCAAACCCATACCATCGGCCTGATCTCGGACTCCGTGGCCAGTACGCCATTCGCGGGACGCATGCTGGCCGGCGCTCAGGACGCAGCATGGGCGGCTGGTTCGCTGCTCGTGCTGATCGATACCGGTGGGCACTCCGACATGGAGGATGCGGCGGTCCAGGCGCTGGTTCAGCGGGATGTCGATGCGCTGATCTATGCGTCGATGTACCACCGTGTCGTCGAGCTTCCGACGGTGCCGCAAGAGCTTCCGCTCGTCGTTCTGGACGGCAGGCCGGCCGGTGAGCAACCGGCGGCTGACTGGGTGGTGCCGGATGAACACAATGGTGCGCGAGCTGCGGTGACCCATCTGATCGAGGCGGGGCACGACCGGATCGGATTCATCCTCGTTGACGAGGACATCCCGGCGGTGCACGAGCGGCTCGCCGGGTACCGCCAGGCTTTGGAGGACCACGAGCTGCCGTATATCCCGGAGCTAGTCGTCCGCGCTCCAGGCAATGACGCGCGCATGGCCGTGGAGACCGCGCACCGCTTGCTGAGCCGCCAGGATCGCCCGACGGCGGTGTTCTGTTTCAGTGACCGCGTGGCGATGGGCGTGTTCCGGGCGGCCCGGCATCTCGACCTGAGCATCCCCGGCGACGTGTCGGTGGTCGGTTTCGACGATCAGGAAAACGTCGCCGACTCGCTGGAGCCGGAACTCACGACGGTGGCCCTGCCGCACTACGACATGGGCTCCTGGGCGGCGAAGCGAGTTCTGGCGCGCGTTGAAGAGCAGGAAGACGGGGGCGAACAGCGGCACATGCTGATGCCGTGTCCGCTCGTGATCCGCCAGTCCGTCGCCCCGCCTCACTCTGGCTACCCGGGCTCCGCTACTGGTGCGCCAGCGGGTACTCCCGCGCGTTCTTCAGGAAGCCGGCGCTGA
- a CDS encoding TetR/AcrR family transcriptional regulator, producing the protein MRYTSEHKQATRQRIIEAAGRRFKQDGIDGSGVATLMKDAGLTNGAFYAHFASKDDLVANVVADQLREQRASFDSTPSGRAGVEEFVRRYLSVEHRDSPESGCPSAALLDEIVRCTQATKEAFTDGALGVIDEISAGLAPGDPQSVRAQVIAAFALMIGTLQLARALADQQLADQILEQGVQNTLALLPAEDRG; encoded by the coding sequence ATGCGGTATACGAGCGAGCACAAGCAGGCGACGAGGCAGCGGATCATCGAAGCGGCCGGCCGTCGGTTCAAGCAGGACGGCATCGACGGCTCAGGGGTTGCCACGCTCATGAAGGACGCGGGGTTGACCAACGGCGCCTTCTATGCGCATTTCGCCTCGAAGGACGACCTCGTCGCCAATGTGGTTGCCGACCAGTTACGCGAGCAGCGAGCCAGTTTCGACTCGACGCCTTCCGGCCGTGCCGGGGTGGAGGAGTTCGTGCGCCGGTACCTGTCGGTGGAGCACCGCGACAGTCCCGAGAGCGGCTGCCCGTCGGCGGCTCTGCTCGATGAGATCGTGCGGTGCACGCAGGCGACGAAGGAGGCTTTCACCGACGGTGCGCTGGGGGTCATCGACGAGATCTCCGCAGGCCTGGCTCCAGGCGATCCGCAGTCGGTGCGTGCGCAGGTCATCGCCGCGTTCGCGTTGATGATCGGGACGCTGCAGCTCGCCCGCGCCCTGGCCGACCAGCAGCTAGCTGATCAAATCCTCGAGCAAGGTGTTCAGAACACGCTCGCGCTGCTGCCTGCGGAGGATCGGGGCTGA
- a CDS encoding GH32 C-terminal domain-containing protein, which translates to MTQQTQVAAGVVQAPEQWRPRFHVTGARNWINDPNGPVQWNGTYHLFFQANPDAPFWGPPRWGHVSSPDLIRWERHSDAVVPGPGAADVDGCWSGCVREVEGRPAMYYTGVVGADDARVESVCRAWGSADLTEWTKDIANPLIPAPPAELGSGYHRDPFLWHDGHRWQMLLGSGTLTGERHGTVLRYESDDATSWQYRGVFFSAGRREDGIDLGEHWECPQLVVDGDRALLVFGCQDPAAAKPLMHAVYVTGAVADGGFAGGPARLLDHGDVFYAPAVMTDEAGRTLLWGWAQERVPEETQASMRQVGALSVPRTLSIEDGRVTVEPVPELQRLRRGLLAGPADLATGVVVDRPAVELAGTVGHDGGGWSIVAGAARLSVVADIARGSLNVEVTDAVMGTRWLKLPRRTTSELRLFVDGSLVEIFTSDGDALTTRVYWPSPELTVTLGGAADGRAWALDTSVMPDAVDD; encoded by the coding sequence GTGACGCAGCAAACGCAGGTGGCCGCCGGTGTTGTCCAGGCTCCTGAACAATGGCGGCCACGCTTTCACGTCACCGGGGCGCGGAACTGGATCAACGATCCGAACGGCCCGGTTCAATGGAACGGGACGTACCACCTGTTCTTTCAGGCGAATCCGGATGCGCCGTTCTGGGGGCCGCCACGCTGGGGACACGTGTCGTCGCCGGACCTCATCCGGTGGGAGCGGCACTCCGACGCCGTCGTTCCCGGCCCCGGCGCCGCGGACGTCGACGGCTGCTGGTCGGGCTGCGTGCGTGAGGTCGAGGGGCGCCCGGCCATGTACTACACGGGCGTCGTCGGCGCCGACGACGCCCGGGTCGAGTCGGTCTGCCGCGCCTGGGGTTCCGCGGACCTGACCGAGTGGACGAAGGACATCGCCAATCCGCTGATCCCAGCGCCCCCTGCGGAGCTGGGCAGCGGCTACCACCGCGATCCGTTCCTCTGGCACGACGGCCACCGCTGGCAGATGCTGCTGGGCAGCGGCACATTGACTGGGGAACGGCACGGCACCGTCTTGCGGTACGAGTCGGATGACGCGACGTCGTGGCAGTACCGGGGGGTGTTCTTCAGTGCCGGCCGCCGGGAGGATGGGATCGACCTCGGAGAACACTGGGAGTGCCCGCAGCTCGTCGTCGACGGTGACCGAGCACTGCTCGTGTTCGGCTGCCAGGATCCGGCGGCAGCGAAGCCGTTGATGCACGCCGTATACGTCACCGGTGCCGTGGCCGACGGTGGTTTCGCCGGTGGCCCCGCCCGGCTGCTGGACCACGGGGACGTCTTCTACGCACCAGCTGTCATGACCGACGAAGCCGGGCGGACGCTGCTATGGGGCTGGGCGCAGGAACGTGTGCCGGAGGAGACACAGGCATCGATGCGGCAGGTGGGCGCCTTGTCGGTGCCGCGGACATTGTCCATCGAAGATGGCCGGGTGACGGTGGAGCCGGTGCCCGAACTTCAGCGGCTGCGGCGAGGCCTTCTGGCCGGGCCCGCGGACCTGGCGACGGGCGTCGTTGTCGATCGGCCCGCCGTCGAACTGGCGGGGACCGTCGGACATGACGGCGGAGGTTGGTCGATCGTCGCCGGGGCGGCCCGGCTGAGCGTCGTGGCCGACATCGCTCGCGGGTCACTGAACGTCGAGGTCACCGACGCAGTCATGGGTACGCGCTGGTTAAAGCTCCCCCGGCGGACGACGAGTGAGCTCAGGTTGTTCGTCGACGGTTCGCTCGTCGAGATCTTTACCTCCGACGGCGATGCTCTGACCACGCGCGTGTACTGGCCGTCCCCGGAGCTAACGGTCACGCTCGGCGGAGCGGCGGACGGACGAGCGTGGGCGCTCGACACGTCGGTGATGCCGGACGCTGTGGACGACTAG